The proteins below come from a single Rosa rugosa chromosome 2, drRosRugo1.1, whole genome shotgun sequence genomic window:
- the LOC133729440 gene encoding putative receptor-like protein kinase At3g47110, which produces MFMVTSIWIVILRRRKNVEAAKETTLLPQLLWRRVSHLELVRATNAFDESNLLGSGGFGSVYKGTFSDGINVAIKVFNLQLEGAFKSFDIECEMLGNIRHRNLIKIISCCSQIDFKAVVLNYMPNGSLAKWLYSLNFCLNILQRLSIMIDVASALEYLHHGYETPIVHCDLKPNNILLDEDMSAHVADFGIAKLSCGRDSMTQTITQATIGYMAPEYGMEGIVTRRGDVYSFGIVLMETFTGKKPTDEMFVGEMSLRQWVANSPLLDVMDAKLLGPEAEDHDFVSKRECLSSIMRLALSCSAESLEERINMQEALATLNKIKIKFLKDAARGVVLNHSLV; this is translated from the exons ATGTTCATGGTTACCTCCATTTGGATAGTGATACTACGTAGAAGAAAGAATGTGGAAGCTGCAAAAGAGACAACATTGTTACCTCAACTTCTATGGAGAAGAGTTTCACACCTGGAACTTGTTAGAGCAACAAATGCATTTGATGAAAGCAACTTACTTGGTAGTGGTGGTTTTGGCTCAGTATATAAAGGAACATTTTCTGATGGGATAAATGTGGCCATAAAGGTTTTCAATTTACAGCTAGAAGGGGCATTCAAGAGTTTCGATATTGAGTGTGAAATGCTAGGCAACATTCGTCATCGAAATCTTATCAAAATCATCAGTTGCTGTAGTCAAATTGATTTCAAAGCCGTGGTACTGAACTACATGCCTAATGGGAGCCTTGCAAAGTGGTTGTATTCTCTAAACTTTTGTCTGAATATTCTACAAAGACTGAGTATTATGATAGATGTTGCATCGGCATTGGAATACCTTCATCATGGCTATGAAACACCTATTGTTCACTGTGATTTGAAGCCCAACAATATTCTATTGGATGAGGATATGAGTGCACATGTAGCAGACTTTGGCATTGCGAAACTTTCGTGTGGAAGAGATTCAATGACCCAAACCATCACTCAAGCCACAATTGGATATATGGCTCCAG AGTATGGAATGGAAGGAATAGTTACTAGAAGAGGGGATGTGTACAGTTTTGGTATCGTATTGATGGAAACATTCACAGGAAAGAAGCCGACGGATGAGATGTTTGTTGGGGAAATGAGTTTGAGGCAATGGGTTGCAAATTCACCATTACTTGATGTTATGGATGCCAAGTTACTCGGGCCAGAAGCAGAGGATCATGATTTTGTCAGCAAGAGGGAGTGTTTGTCATCCATTATGAGATTAGCTCTATCTTGTTCCGCAGAATCATTGGAGGAGAGGATTAATATGCAGGAGGCTCTAGCCACGTTGAACAAGATCAAGATCAAGTTTTTGAAGGACGCTGCCAGAGGTGTGGTGTTGAACCATTCTCTTGTTTAG
- the LOC133731319 gene encoding leucine-rich repeat receptor-like serine/threonine-protein kinase RGI4, whose protein sequence is MLIYWLTGSIPREVGNLTTLKEIYLDNNNFIEIPNEIGTLGQLEELFVQNNALEGNVPMLVFNMSSLITLTLKGNYLKGRLPDNVCQNLLHVQHLNFAQNELEGPLPSKFWQCNQLVNIVLARNNFNESIPKSIGNATQLKQIELSENNLTGTIPYEIGHLPNLEILDLGGNNLNGLIPTTIFNKSTTMFIQLDNNQLSGSLPTNIGLGLPNLQEFAIGENKLSGEIPKFISNASQLTLLAMSHNFFYGFIPSTLCFNKPSSTFSSGE, encoded by the exons ATGCTAATTTATTGGTTAACAGGTAGTATACCGAGAGAAGTTGGAAACTTAACAACATTGAAAGAGATCTACCTTGATAATAATAATTTCATAG aAATTCCAAATGAAATCGGCACTTTAGGTCAACTAGAAGAATTGTTTGTGCAAAACAATGCCCTCGAAGGAAATGTTCCTATGCTAGTCTTCAACATGTCTTCTTTGATTACTTTGACTCTAAAAGGAAACTATTTGAAGGGTAGACTTCCAGACAATGTGTGCCAGAATCTTCTTCATGTTCAACACTTGAATTTCGCTCAGAATGAGCTTGAAGGTCCACTTCCATCCAAATTTTGGCAATGCAACCAACTTGTTAATATAGTTTTGGCGCGTAACAACTTCAATGAAAGCATACCCAAAAGTATTGGGAACGCAACCCAATTGAAACAGATTGAGCTTAGCGAAAACAATTTGACAG GTACTATACCATATGAGATTGGTCATCTTCCAAACTTAGAGATATTGGACCTCGGTGGTAATAATCTGAATGGTCTCATCCCAACCACAATCTTCAACAAGTCCACAACAATGTTTATACAACTAGATAATAATCAGCTCTCAGGCAGCCTTCCAACAAATATAGGTCTTGGGCTTCCAAACCTGCAAGAGTTCGCCATAGGAGAAAATAAACTAAGTGGAGAAATCCCCAAATTCATCTCCAATGCTTCTCAGCTCACGCTCCTAGCGATGTCACATAACTTCTTTTATGGCTTTATTCCTAGCACATTGTGTTTTAACAAACCTTCAAGTACTTTCTCTAGCGGGGAATAA